The following coding sequences lie in one Candidatus Zixiibacteriota bacterium genomic window:
- a CDS encoding 50S ribosome-binding GTPase, with amino-acid sequence MPANLPPQYYELEREFKREQDPKEKLRLAQELLAMMPKHKGTDKLQAELKAKISKLRQQIEGGQKKHGARTAETHDHIEREGAGQAILIGPPNSGKSSLVASLTHAQPLIADYPYTTREPLAGMMTFETVQIQLIDTPPVSEEQFESYLINLIRQADVALLVLDIMSPGLEAEVAITRKLLEEKRIILSSESGETDDPRYSIKKTLVIAHKCFEDDCEKNMENLRKLCPGLEVIPSTILDDEVLLKLRSAIFKSLKIIRVYTKKIGQEPVLIDPIVLPLEGTVEDAALTIHKDFAQKLLFAKVWRPGRFEGQKVKNTFILEDKDIIEFHI; translated from the coding sequence ATGCCGGCCAACCTTCCGCCGCAATATTACGAACTGGAAAGAGAGTTTAAAAGGGAGCAGGACCCCAAGGAAAAGCTGCGTCTGGCTCAGGAGCTTCTGGCCATGATGCCCAAACATAAGGGTACCGATAAACTTCAGGCCGAACTGAAAGCCAAAATTTCCAAATTACGGCAGCAAATCGAGGGGGGGCAAAAGAAGCATGGAGCCAGGACGGCCGAGACCCATGACCATATCGAGCGAGAGGGAGCCGGGCAGGCAATCCTGATTGGCCCGCCCAATTCCGGAAAATCATCACTTGTTGCCTCGCTTACCCATGCCCAGCCGCTGATTGCCGATTATCCCTATACGACCCGCGAGCCGCTGGCCGGGATGATGACTTTCGAAACAGTTCAGATCCAGCTCATTGACACCCCCCCCGTATCTGAAGAGCAATTTGAGAGCTACCTTATTAACCTGATTCGGCAGGCCGATGTTGCTCTGCTTGTTTTGGATATTATGTCCCCCGGTCTGGAGGCAGAGGTGGCGATCACGCGTAAGTTGTTGGAGGAGAAGAGAATAATACTGAGTTCGGAAAGCGGGGAGACTGATGATCCCCGCTATTCGATAAAGAAGACGCTTGTCATTGCTCATAAATGCTTTGAGGATGATTGTGAGAAGAATATGGAGAATTTGCGAAAGCTCTGCCCCGGGCTCGAAGTAATTCCTTCGACCATTCTTGACGACGAGGTTCTTTTGAAGTTGCGGTCAGCCATATTCAAGTCACTGAAAATCATAAGAGTTTATACCAAGAAGATCGGTCAGGAGCCGGTTTTGATCGATCCAATAGTCCTGCCTCTGGAAGGGACGGTGGAGGATGCGGCGCTCACCATCCACAAGGATTTTGCCCAGAAGTTGTTGTTTGCCAAGGTTTGGCGTCCCGGGCGATTCGAAGGTCAAAAGGTAAAGAATACCTTTATCTTAGAGGACAAGGATATCATCGAGTTTCATATCTGA
- the meaB gene encoding methylmalonyl Co-A mutase-associated GTPase MeaB, whose translation MTVLDKFLEGDQAALARIISFIEDRGEGYQEVLSRLYPRSGKAIKIGFTGPPGAGKSSLVNNVTRILASSGKKVGVIAVDPSSPFTGGALLGDRIRLIDMPIDGSVYIRSMATRGSTGGLAAATGNVTIALDAFGFDYILLETVGVGQVELDIIDTCDTVIVVLVPESGDAIQAMKAGLMEIADIFAINKADRPGSENIVAELNMILEIKREKIDWELPVIATEAINNKNTDRLLEKIGAHIEYEKSSGRFENRRREQIRKKIYSILQYHLSNLIKDKLNGLVNLDKIVSDIYEGKSDPYTISQKLLELSDLKSDRK comes from the coding sequence ATGACTGTCCTTGATAAGTTTCTTGAAGGCGATCAGGCGGCGCTGGCCCGGATAATCTCTTTTATCGAAGACAGAGGTGAGGGATACCAGGAAGTTCTCTCCCGTCTTTATCCTCGTTCCGGGAAAGCGATTAAAATCGGGTTCACCGGCCCTCCGGGGGCGGGGAAATCATCGCTGGTTAACAATGTCACCAGAATTCTGGCCTCTTCCGGTAAAAAAGTGGGCGTGATCGCGGTCGACCCCAGTTCACCGTTCACCGGCGGAGCATTGTTGGGCGATCGGATTCGTCTTATCGATATGCCGATCGATGGTTCGGTCTATATCCGCTCCATGGCCACCCGCGGTTCCACCGGCGGGCTGGCCGCCGCCACGGGCAATGTTACCATCGCCCTCGACGCTTTTGGCTTCGACTATATTCTTCTTGAGACGGTCGGGGTGGGGCAGGTGGAACTTGATATTATCGATACCTGCGATACTGTCATTGTGGTGCTCGTGCCGGAATCGGGGGATGCTATTCAGGCGATGAAGGCTGGGCTGATGGAGATCGCCGATATTTTTGCGATAAACAAGGCCGATCGCCCCGGCTCGGAGAATATTGTCGCCGAGTTGAATATGATTCTGGAGATTAAGAGAGAAAAGATCGACTGGGAACTTCCGGTGATAGCCACCGAGGCGATTAACAATAAGAATACCGACCGGCTTCTCGAAAAAATCGGTGCCCATATCGAATATGAAAAATCCTCCGGCCGTTTTGAGAATCGCCGCCGGGAGCAGATACGAAAGAAAATTTACAGCATCCTTCAGTATCATCTGAGCAACCTGATCAAAGACAAACTGAACGGCCTGGTCAATTTGGATAAAATCGTTTCCGATATTTATGAAGGGAAAAGCGATCCCTATACTATCAGTCAAAAATTGCTGGAACTCTCGGATTTGAAATCCGACCGGAAATAG
- the guaB gene encoding IMP dehydrogenase, translating into MAEFFHKDGLTFDDVLLVPSKSDVLPREVNVSTRLTSAIALNIPIISSAMDTVTEYKLAIALAQQGGIGIIHKNLAPEIQAAEVDKVKRSESGMIVDPITLPPDRPIGEALQVMKKFAISGIPITENGKLVGILTNRDLRFHKEGNLLIREVMTKSNLITAPEGTDLETAQELLHKNRIEKLLIVDNENNLKGMITVKDIMKKIQYPNACKDERGRLRVGAAVGVSADCEKRADLLVQAEVDILVIDSSHGHSVGVLKTVEYLKKRFPDKPIMAGNVATREGAQALIDAGADTVKVGIGPGSICTTRVITGAGMPQITAVMESVEAAGKHDIPVVADGGIRYSGDITKALAAGADSVMIGSLFAGTEESPGETVLYEGRTFKVYRGMGSLESMKAGSRDRYFQEHQEDVSKFVPEGIEGRVAYKGDLADSVYQLVGGLRSGMGICGAANIKELHKRARFVKITQAGVIESHPHSVAISKEAPNYRRMI; encoded by the coding sequence ATGGCCGAATTTTTTCATAAAGACGGTTTGACTTTCGACGATGTTCTTCTGGTGCCGTCGAAATCGGATGTTCTACCGCGGGAAGTTAATGTCTCCACCCGGCTGACATCGGCCATAGCGCTTAACATCCCCATTATTTCGTCGGCAATGGATACGGTCACCGAATATAAACTGGCCATTGCTCTGGCCCAGCAGGGCGGAATAGGGATTATACACAAGAATCTGGCGCCCGAGATACAGGCGGCCGAGGTTGATAAGGTCAAGCGCTCCGAATCGGGGATGATCGTTGATCCGATCACGCTCCCGCCGGACCGCCCGATCGGCGAGGCTCTTCAAGTGATGAAGAAGTTTGCCATTTCCGGCATTCCAATCACCGAAAACGGCAAACTGGTAGGGATACTGACCAATCGTGACCTGCGCTTTCATAAAGAAGGTAATCTGCTGATAAGAGAGGTCATGACCAAGAGCAATCTGATTACCGCCCCGGAGGGAACCGACCTTGAGACCGCTCAGGAACTTCTGCACAAAAACCGGATTGAGAAGCTGCTTATTGTTGACAATGAAAACAACCTTAAGGGGATGATCACGGTCAAGGATATCATGAAAAAGATTCAATATCCCAATGCCTGCAAGGATGAACGGGGTAGGCTTCGGGTGGGGGCGGCGGTGGGTGTCTCCGCCGATTGCGAAAAAAGAGCCGATCTTCTGGTTCAGGCCGAAGTGGATATTCTGGTGATTGATTCCTCGCATGGTCATTCTGTCGGGGTCCTTAAGACGGTGGAATATTTGAAAAAGAGATTTCCCGATAAACCGATAATGGCCGGGAATGTTGCCACCAGGGAAGGGGCACAGGCCTTAATTGATGCCGGTGCCGACACCGTCAAAGTTGGGATTGGCCCCGGCTCTATTTGCACCACTCGGGTCATTACCGGCGCCGGCATGCCGCAGATAACGGCGGTTATGGAGAGCGTCGAAGCGGCCGGCAAGCATGATATTCCGGTCGTGGCCGATGGAGGAATCCGCTATTCGGGCGATATAACCAAGGCTTTGGCGGCGGGCGCCGATTCGGTTATGATAGGTTCACTGTTCGCCGGCACGGAAGAATCTCCGGGAGAGACGGTTCTGTATGAGGGAAGAACATTCAAAGTCTATCGCGGCATGGGTTCACTGGAATCGATGAAAGCCGGCAGCCGCGACAGGTATTTTCAGGAGCATCAGGAAGATGTTTCTAAATTTGTCCCGGAAGGGATTGAGGGACGAGTAGCCTATAAAGGGGATTTGGCGGACTCGGTCTATCAGTTGGTCGGCGGGCTTCGCTCCGGGATGGGGATCTGCGGCGCCGCGAATATCAAGGAGCTGCATAAAAGAGCCCGATTTGTAAAGATAACCCAGGCCGGAGTAATTGAATCTCATCCGCATTCGGTGGCGATTTCCAAGGAAGCCCCCAATTATCGCCGGATGATATGA
- a CDS encoding C4-type zinc ribbon domain-containing protein — MQSDLEMLLKLQVIDYDLGELERSKEYLPDMMENLRREVDETENLYRNVEKELTDSRLLQKTLELDLSSKQTDLKRLQEQMMAIKTNREYDALVSQIDLVKGAINEKETQLLELIEKVEKLQVDIQDFKRKAEEAKERNTRELTILQEKMDSVGSKIAIKEDERTNITVRIPKKTMSVYERVRKSRGGTVVVSVKKRSCGACYKGLPPHRIQEIKRGDEIITCDNCGRMLIWHDGESE, encoded by the coding sequence ATGCAAAGCGATCTCGAGATGCTCTTAAAATTACAGGTAATCGATTATGATCTCGGAGAATTAGAGCGCTCTAAAGAATATCTTCCCGATATGATGGAGAATCTGCGGCGCGAAGTGGATGAAACGGAGAATCTCTATCGTAATGTCGAAAAAGAACTCACTGATTCCAGATTGCTGCAGAAGACTCTGGAACTGGATCTTTCCTCCAAACAGACTGATTTGAAAAGGCTCCAGGAACAAATGATGGCCATTAAAACGAATAGGGAGTATGACGCTCTGGTCTCTCAGATTGATCTGGTTAAAGGAGCCATAAACGAGAAAGAAACACAACTGCTGGAACTGATTGAGAAAGTGGAAAAGCTTCAGGTTGATATTCAGGATTTTAAACGGAAAGCGGAAGAGGCCAAGGAGAGGAATACCAGGGAATTGACGATTCTTCAGGAGAAAATGGATTCGGTCGGGAGCAAGATTGCTATTAAGGAGGATGAGCGGACCAATATAACGGTCCGAATTCCCAAGAAAACGATGTCGGTTTATGAGCGGGTGCGCAAGAGCCGTGGAGGCACGGTCGTAGTTTCGGTAAAAAAACGATCCTGCGGTGCCTGCTATAAAGGTCTTCCGCCGCACCGGATTCAGGAAATCAAGCGAGGCGATGAAATTATTACCTGTGACAACTGCGGAAGAATGCTTATCTGGCACGATGGGGAAAGCGAATAA
- the recJ gene encoding single-stranded-DNA-specific exonuclease RecJ → MNWATKSVPLKWVVAPEPDPDLLQDISGKVGLDKIIVKILFNRQIDNVEAIRQFLHPSLSDLLDPFTMFGMEKAVGRILNALRDNEKIMVYGDYDVDGITAASLLYMVLNKLGAQVHYYLPNRLVEGYGLSVDGIKEAVAKGISLLISVDTGVTAVEEVKYARSLGIECILTDHHEPGEILPDPVALVNPKQKDCTYAGGELSGVGVAFKLAQALYQRLQQDQAELEEHLDLVALGTAADIVPLVGENRILTKFGIKQISRTNKPGLKSLTFVSGLMGKDIGTGQVVFILAPRINAIGRLGDAEMAIRLLTTKDERMAAEIARKLDSENQRRKNIDEKTLNEALEQIRQSVDLENDRAIILASEGWHQGVIGIVASRLVEKFHLPTIMIAIDNGEGKGSARSIPGFHLCDALKECEDLLLRYGGHKYAAGLTINPTKITAFRDRMKEVSRRLLTDDDLVAKLYIDSEIELSQINDAFLDVLETFAPFGPQNMRPVFLTRNCEILGQPYCVGKNHLKMKVRKGDSVFDVIGFGFGDWVRNLSGRGNLVDLVYVVEYNSWNDHTRIQLRLKDMKLAAGDIGHY, encoded by the coding sequence ATGAATTGGGCAACCAAATCCGTCCCGTTGAAATGGGTGGTGGCTCCTGAGCCTGATCCCGACTTGCTGCAGGACATAAGCGGTAAAGTCGGACTTGATAAAATAATCGTTAAAATTCTTTTCAATCGCCAGATTGACAACGTCGAAGCCATCAGACAATTCCTTCATCCCTCCTTGTCCGATCTGCTGGATCCTTTTACCATGTTTGGAATGGAAAAGGCGGTGGGAAGGATTCTGAATGCTCTCCGCGACAACGAAAAAATCATGGTCTATGGCGATTATGATGTCGATGGTATCACGGCCGCCTCTCTTCTCTATATGGTTCTTAACAAGCTGGGCGCGCAGGTTCATTATTATCTGCCCAATCGTCTGGTGGAAGGGTACGGCCTGTCCGTCGATGGGATCAAAGAGGCCGTGGCCAAGGGAATCTCATTGCTTATCTCGGTTGATACCGGCGTCACGGCGGTGGAGGAGGTCAAATATGCCCGTTCGCTTGGTATCGAATGCATCCTGACCGACCATCACGAGCCGGGGGAGATCCTGCCCGACCCGGTGGCGTTAGTCAATCCCAAGCAGAAAGATTGCACTTATGCCGGCGGGGAGCTCTCGGGAGTCGGGGTGGCCTTCAAGCTGGCTCAGGCCTTATACCAGAGATTGCAACAGGACCAGGCCGAGCTTGAGGAGCATCTTGATTTGGTGGCGCTGGGGACTGCGGCCGATATTGTCCCCCTGGTCGGCGAAAACCGCATTTTGACCAAGTTTGGCATCAAGCAGATTTCCCGGACCAACAAGCCGGGATTGAAATCGCTTACCTTTGTTTCCGGTCTGATGGGAAAAGATATCGGCACCGGGCAGGTGGTTTTCATTCTGGCGCCGCGTATTAATGCCATTGGCCGTCTGGGTGATGCCGAGATGGCGATACGTTTGCTCACCACCAAGGATGAAAGAATGGCGGCCGAAATCGCCCGCAAACTGGATAGTGAAAATCAGCGCCGCAAGAATATCGATGAGAAAACCCTTAATGAGGCTCTGGAACAGATTCGGCAGTCGGTTGATTTGGAGAATGACCGGGCCATAATTCTGGCCTCCGAGGGGTGGCATCAGGGAGTAATCGGAATTGTGGCCAGCCGACTGGTTGAGAAATTCCACTTACCAACCATCATGATTGCCATCGATAACGGTGAGGGGAAAGGGTCGGCGCGCTCAATTCCCGGATTTCATCTCTGCGATGCTCTCAAAGAGTGCGAGGATCTTCTGCTGCGATATGGCGGCCACAAATATGCCGCCGGTTTGACCATCAATCCGACCAAAATCACCGCTTTCAGGGATCGTATGAAAGAAGTTTCGCGCCGTCTTCTGACCGATGACGATCTGGTGGCAAAACTCTATATTGATTCCGAAATTGAGTTGTCGCAAATCAATGACGCCTTTCTGGATGTTCTCGAGACCTTTGCGCCGTTCGGACCGCAGAACATGAGGCCGGTTTTCCTGACCCGGAACTGTGAAATTTTGGGACAACCGTACTGCGTCGGCAAAAATCATTTGAAGATGAAAGTACGAAAAGGGGATTCCGTCTTTGATGTTATCGGTTTCGGATTTGGCGACTGGGTGCGCAACCTTTCCGGGCGGGGAAATCTGGTTGATCTGGTTTATGTGGTGGAGTATAATTCCTGGAACGACCACACCCGGATACAGCTCCGATTGAAAGATATGAAACTGGCGGCGGGTGATATCGGACATTATTGA